The Microcystis aeruginosa NIES-843 sequence ATTACCGCCTTTTTTTGGAGTTCCCACCGCCATTAAAGACTTAAATGCCGTCGCTGGAATGCCGGTTAGTTACGGAATCGCCGCCTTACAGGGAAATATTGCCCAATATGACGAAGGAATCGTCACCAGAATAAAAATGGCGGGTTTTATCCTTCTGGGCAAAACTGCCACTTCCCAGCTAGGTTCCTTTCCCTACACCGAAAATCTGGGTTTTTTGCCGACTCGTAACCCCTTCAACCGCGATTATACCGCAGGAGGTTCCAGTGGCGGTGCGGCGGCGGCGGTAGCGGCGGGTTTCTGCCCGATTGCCCAGGGTTCCGACGGTGGCGGTTCCATTCGTACTCCGGCGGGTTGTTGCGGTTTGGTGGGGATAAAACCCAGTCGTGGGCGCGTTTCCTATGCCCCGGTGGGGGAATTTCAAAGCGGTATCGCCACTAACGGCACTCTTTCTAAGACGGTGGCAGATGGGGCGGCGCTGCTTACCGTGATTTCGGGCTATACGACGGGCGATCCCTACTGGCTACCCGATCCGCCCTTTTCTTTCCTAGAAGCCACTCAGAGAGGCGTAAAACCCCTAAGAATCGCTTTTTCTACTTCCATATCCCCTTTCGGCGAAGCGGCTGCCGTCTATAAAAATGCTGTGATCGAGACGGCTAAAATTTTAGAGGGTATGGGGCATCACTTAACGGAGTATTCTCCCGATTTACAGGCTTTAATCGCTCCTTTTCGCCGTATTTGGCAAGCGGGGACGGCAGCGGCGGCAATTCCCAGGGAGTTATTAAGTCCCCTTAACCAATGGTTATTGGACAATTCTGGCAGTGCGGGGGAATACCTGCAAGCGGTGCGGCAGATGCACGTTATTTCG is a genomic window containing:
- a CDS encoding amidase, which encodes MSDELLQKSALELAQLIRTKQISPLELTHLYLDRIEKFDCQIGSFVHVARESALATAGAQTEQLSQIAATAELPPFFGVPTAIKDLNAVAGMPVSYGIAALQGNIAQYDEGIVTRIKMAGFILLGKTATSQLGSFPYTENLGFLPTRNPFNRDYTAGGSSGGAAAAVAAGFCPIAQGSDGGGSIRTPAGCCGLVGIKPSRGRVSYAPVGEFQSGIATNGTLSKTVADGAALLTVISGYTTGDPYWLPDPPFSFLEATQRGVKPLRIAFSTSISPFGEAAAVYKNAVIETAKILEGMGHHLTEYSPDLQALIAPFRRIWQAGTAAAAIPRELLSPLNQWLLDNSGSAGEYLQAVRQMHVISRQIVAMFDNFDVLLLPIFLHQPPGIAEWENLPPEEAVNKMISWIAPSPIANASGLPAIALPTGVDSQGLPVAIQLVGKPADEITLLGLSAQLEAANPFGLMANFK